From the Methanomicrobiales archaeon genome, one window contains:
- a CDS encoding phosphoserine phosphatase, which translates to MLNELIEKRRNILAESEQHKARRNELNATASKHATERNNLNNQTRQFVEEAQTNKELRDKYNAEVQALKEERNAYNSRANQLFEEIEAFKKEHGNLKSRGLKEIQKQIEHLEFRQQTEVFSIDKERELIEKIKQMKAQVKEQEAELEQNKEMRAKLNEAREYRKRASEIHARVTELAELAQKHHDLMVEAYRKADKSREAADAMHQNFVEAQEAADAEHKYFIACQKELRDYDKVISGLRKKTRKTKVTKEQKAVRKEAERIFKQFKGGEKLTTEDLLLLQRSKLI; encoded by the coding sequence ATGTTGAACGAACTGATAGAGAAGAGGAGAAATATTCTGGCCGAGTCCGAGCAGCACAAGGCCCGCAGGAACGAGCTCAATGCCACCGCGAGCAAGCACGCAACCGAGAGGAACAACTTAAACAACCAGACGCGGCAGTTCGTCGAAGAGGCTCAGACGAACAAGGAGCTGCGGGATAAATACAACGCGGAAGTCCAGGCGCTGAAAGAGGAGCGAAACGCTTACAACAGTCGGGCAAACCAGCTCTTCGAGGAGATCGAGGCATTCAAAAAAGAGCATGGGAACCTGAAGAGCCGCGGCTTGAAGGAGATCCAGAAGCAGATCGAGCACCTCGAGTTCCGCCAGCAGACCGAGGTCTTCAGCATCGACAAGGAGAGGGAGCTGATCGAGAAGATCAAGCAGATGAAGGCCCAGGTGAAAGAGCAGGAGGCCGAGCTCGAGCAGAACAAGGAGATGCGGGCGAAGCTGAACGAGGCCCGCGAATACCGCAAACGCGCTTCCGAGATCCATGCTCGGGTGACCGAACTTGCGGAGCTGGCGCAGAAGCACCACGACCTGATGGTGGAGGCCTACCGGAAGGCGGACAAATCCCGCGAGGCGGCAGACGCGATGCACCAGAACTTCGTCGAGGCGCAGGAGGCGGCAGACGCGGAGCACAAGTACTTCATCGCATGCCAGAAGGAGCTGCGGGACTACGACAAGGTGATCAGCGGTCTTCGGAAGAAGACCCGAAAGACCAAGGTGACCAAAGAGCAGAAAGCGGTCAGAAAGGAAGCCGAGCGCATCTTCAAGCAGTTCAAGGGCGGCGAGAAGCTCACCACCGAGGATCTCCTCCTTCTCCAGCGCTCCAAACTCATCTAG
- the ftsZ gene encoding cell division protein FtsZ, whose translation MQSIIDEAVKNQDLLKQSGKGDGAEDGDFLGLPRIVIVGCGGAGNNTVNRLYHMGVSGAETLAVNTDKQHLDMIQADKRVLIGKSLTKGLGAGGYPDIGKRAAEMARPTLESLLESADLVFVTAGMGGGTGTGSAPVVAQIAKDQGAIVVGMVSYPFQVEKARLLRAEEGLEALANAADSVIVLDNNRLLKYVPNLPIGQAFSVMDQLIAETVKGISETITEPSLIQLDYADVRAIMSKGGVAVMLVGESKQQNKAESVVHECLNHPLLDIDYRGATGSLIHITGGNDLTLQDAEEIASSLTYELDPHADVIWGARVKSEFEGKVRVMAIMTGVKSAQILGQHRGFEQTLPARTPLTPSTSRRVREDARSGGLIDIL comes from the coding sequence ATGCAGAGTATCATTGATGAGGCTGTCAAGAACCAGGACCTTCTCAAGCAGTCCGGCAAGGGCGACGGTGCAGAAGATGGAGACTTCCTCGGCCTGCCAAGGATCGTCATCGTCGGCTGCGGGGGCGCCGGCAACAACACGGTGAACCGGCTGTACCACATGGGCGTATCGGGCGCAGAGACTCTCGCTGTGAACACGGACAAGCAGCATCTGGACATGATCCAAGCCGACAAGCGCGTGCTCATCGGAAAATCGCTCACCAAAGGCCTCGGCGCCGGAGGGTACCCCGATATCGGGAAGAGAGCGGCCGAGATGGCCCGCCCCACCCTCGAGTCCCTGCTGGAGTCGGCCGATCTCGTCTTCGTGACTGCCGGCATGGGCGGCGGCACCGGCACGGGTTCTGCCCCTGTCGTGGCCCAGATAGCGAAGGATCAGGGTGCCATTGTCGTAGGGATGGTCAGCTACCCGTTCCAGGTGGAGAAGGCCCGGCTCCTTCGAGCCGAGGAGGGGCTCGAGGCGCTCGCCAATGCAGCAGACTCTGTCATCGTACTCGATAACAACCGCCTGCTGAAGTACGTCCCGAACCTCCCCATCGGACAGGCATTCTCGGTCATGGACCAGCTGATCGCCGAGACGGTCAAGGGTATCTCCGAGACGATCACCGAACCTTCCCTGATCCAGCTGGACTATGCGGATGTGCGTGCGATCATGAGCAAGGGAGGGGTCGCGGTCATGCTTGTCGGCGAGAGCAAGCAGCAGAACAAGGCCGAGAGTGTCGTGCACGAGTGCCTGAACCACCCGCTCCTGGACATCGACTACCGCGGCGCGACGGGGAGCCTGATCCACATCACGGGCGGCAACGACCTCACCCTCCAGGATGCCGAGGAGATCGCGAGCTCGCTCACCTACGAGCTCGATCCGCACGCCGACGTGATCTGGGGCGCGCGCGTGAAGAGCGAGTTCGAGGGCAAGGTGCGGGTGATGGCCATCATGACCGGAGTGAAGAGCGCCCAGATCCTGGGCCAGCACCGCGGATTCGAACAGACGCTTCCCGCCCGAACCCCTCTAACGCCCAGCACGTCCCGGAGAGTCAGAGAGGATGCGAGAAGCGGCGGACTGATCGATATTCTCTGA
- a CDS encoding histidinol-phosphate transaminase, producing the protein MFDPFPAKVIHGGTVKRLKIGDAGDILDFSASLNPFPPRVDWSVDPSDLERYPDDTYAALKEAIGRTFRRPTEEICVGNGSIELIRVFCAAVLERGDRVAIASPTFGEYELSARLCGGRIAGRGPIKVHFLCNPNNPTGELMPRQAVLEHLHAISGIGSRLFLDEAFIELADPAESLVDVADKALFVARSLTKSFSVPGLRIGYGFGDADLVERMEVIRLPWTVNACAEAFAIRAFAAYGELARSRERIAAERFRLIRGLDALGLAHHPSSANFVLVHLPLPAADLSACLLARGILVRDCTSFGLAHSIRIAVRTPEENDRLLEALAECLP; encoded by the coding sequence TTGTTCGACCCATTCCCGGCAAAGGTGATTCACGGGGGTACGGTGAAGCGGCTGAAGATCGGAGATGCTGGCGACATTCTCGATTTCTCGGCAAGCCTGAACCCCTTCCCCCCGCGAGTGGACTGGTCCGTCGATCCGTCGGATCTGGAGCGCTACCCCGACGACACCTACGCCGCGCTGAAAGAGGCGATCGGCCGAACCTTTCGCCGCCCGACTGAGGAGATCTGCGTGGGCAACGGGTCCATCGAGCTGATCCGTGTGTTCTGCGCGGCAGTGCTCGAGAGGGGAGATCGGGTGGCGATCGCCTCCCCCACCTTCGGAGAGTACGAACTCTCGGCACGGTTATGCGGGGGAAGGATCGCGGGGCGGGGTCCGATCAAAGTCCACTTCCTCTGCAACCCCAACAATCCCACCGGGGAGCTGATGCCCCGGCAGGCAGTCCTCGAGCATCTCCATGCCATATCGGGGATCGGATCCCGCCTATTCCTGGACGAGGCATTCATCGAACTCGCGGATCCTGCGGAGAGTCTGGTCGACGTGGCGGACAAGGCCCTCTTCGTCGCCCGATCCCTCACGAAATCCTTCTCGGTCCCGGGCCTGCGGATCGGCTACGGCTTCGGCGACGCGGATCTCGTGGAGAGGATGGAGGTCATTCGCCTCCCCTGGACCGTAAACGCCTGCGCCGAGGCCTTTGCCATCCGGGCGTTCGCCGCCTACGGGGAACTCGCCCGATCCCGCGAGCGGATCGCGGCAGAACGGTTCCGGCTGATCCGCGGGCTCGATGCGCTGGGGCTCGCGCATCATCCCTCCTCCGCCAACTTCGTCCTGGTCCACCTTCCCTTGCCGGCTGCGGACCTCTCCGCCTGTCTGCTGGCGCGGGGGATCCTGGTGCGGGACTGCACCTCGTTCGGGCTCGCGCACTCCATCCGCATCGCCGTGCGCACGCCGGAGGAGAACGACCGCCTGCTGGAGGCTCTCGCAGAATGCTTGCCCTGA
- a CDS encoding archaeosine biosynthesis radical SAM protein RaSEA: MIKNFDKPLAAWKSKERHNGEILDCLTIIFRTGGCRHNRCRMCGYRFERYAAGMGRGELAALLRRQLASVLQQFPPEGYSMVKIFTSGSFLDGDEVPREARDAIAEAFRGKVVIAETRPEYVTAENAADLISLVDDGTHAVPLYVAMGLETTDDYIREKCIDKGFTYRDFLEAGGEAHAAGAGVKTYLLLKPPFLTEAEAVEDMNRSIRDAARHSEILSLNLCTVQSRTEVEYYWKRGAYRPPYLWSVLSVLLAADAHLLCDPLGGGQQRGPHNCGICDREIVEGIRHYSLHGDRSLLEQLYAKDCGCKKEWEFVLAEERPYAMPLTR, from the coding sequence AAGAGCGTCATAACGGCGAGATTCTCGACTGCCTGACTATTATCTTCAGGACAGGCGGATGCCGGCACAACCGATGCCGCATGTGCGGCTACCGCTTCGAACGGTATGCGGCGGGGATGGGAAGAGGCGAGCTCGCCGCACTCTTGCGCCGGCAGCTCGCGTCTGTGCTGCAGCAGTTCCCGCCTGAGGGCTACTCGATGGTAAAGATCTTCACCTCGGGGAGTTTTTTAGATGGCGACGAGGTGCCCAGGGAGGCCCGGGACGCGATCGCGGAGGCGTTTCGGGGCAAGGTGGTCATCGCCGAGACGCGGCCGGAGTACGTCACGGCGGAGAACGCCGCTGATCTCATCTCCCTGGTGGACGATGGAACCCACGCGGTGCCCCTGTACGTCGCGATGGGGCTGGAGACGACGGACGACTATATCCGTGAAAAGTGCATCGATAAGGGCTTCACCTATCGGGATTTCCTGGAGGCGGGGGGGGAGGCGCATGCTGCCGGGGCAGGCGTGAAGACCTACCTGCTCCTGAAGCCCCCCTTCCTCACCGAGGCGGAGGCGGTGGAGGACATGAACCGTTCCATTCGGGATGCGGCGCGCCACTCGGAGATCCTCTCCCTCAACCTCTGCACGGTCCAGAGCCGCACCGAGGTGGAGTACTACTGGAAGCGCGGCGCCTACCGCCCGCCCTACCTCTGGAGCGTTCTGTCGGTCCTGCTCGCAGCGGATGCGCACCTGCTCTGCGATCCGCTGGGGGGCGGCCAGCAGCGCGGACCCCACAACTGCGGCATCTGCGACCGCGAGATCGTCGAGGGGATCCGCCACTACTCACTCCACGGTGACCGATCCCTCCTGGAGCAGCTCTATGCGAAGGACTGCGGGTGCAAAAAAGAGTGGGAGTTCGTGCTCGCAGAGGAGCGGCCGTACGCGATGCCGCTCACCCGCTGA
- a CDS encoding ribbon-helix-helix domain-containing protein codes for MMERITIRLPKQQVDMLERLVDMGDYPTVSEAVRYAVRELIEKHASRVLRESDQISFKV; via the coding sequence ATGATGGAAAGGATCACAATTCGACTCCCAAAGCAGCAGGTTGACATGCTGGAGAGGCTGGTCGATATGGGGGATTACCCCACCGTCTCGGAGGCGGTACGCTATGCTGTCCGAGAGCTGATCGAGAAGCATGCCAGCCGGGTGCTCCGGGAGAGCGACCAGATTTCATTCAAGGTTTAG
- a CDS encoding TIGR00300 family protein → MDSSREIELEGHIIDSGIMTRVFDTIMDRGGSFEILEFEVGKRKTDPSYARLRVTADSQGQLNAILSEVHRVGARLLEVEDVRLEPAEGDRIVPKGFYSTTNHPTFVKFRGVWIPVENIKMDSLIVVDAAEKRAFCRTLSKLKGGDLVVVGEQGVRVIPPERPREQSSFEFMHGTVSPERPSETLIAQIATEIVRLKREGGKIAVVGGPAIVHTGAAPALAGIIRNGFVDVLFAGNALAVHDIELNLFGTSLGMDIATGKPVSRGHKHHLYAISEVMRAGSIRNAVENGIVSGGIMYECVRNNVPFILAGSIRDDGPLPDVITDVMEAQEAMRTHLAGCGMVLMISTLLHSIAVGNFLPSYVKTICVDINPAAVTKLMDRGTMQAIGVVSDAGTFLPLLAKQLEAQKALSG, encoded by the coding sequence ATGGACTCGTCACGGGAGATAGAGCTCGAGGGGCACATCATCGACTCGGGGATCATGACGCGAGTATTCGACACGATCATGGATCGCGGCGGCAGTTTCGAGATCCTCGAGTTCGAGGTGGGCAAGAGGAAGACGGATCCCAGTTACGCCCGTCTGCGCGTCACGGCCGATTCGCAGGGGCAGCTCAACGCCATCCTCTCCGAGGTCCATCGGGTGGGCGCGCGTCTGCTCGAAGTCGAGGACGTGCGGCTCGAACCGGCAGAGGGCGACCGCATCGTCCCGAAGGGGTTCTACTCCACCACCAACCATCCCACCTTCGTGAAGTTCCGGGGGGTCTGGATCCCGGTCGAGAACATCAAGATGGACAGTCTGATCGTCGTCGACGCCGCTGAGAAGCGCGCTTTCTGCAGGACGCTCTCCAAGCTGAAGGGAGGGGATCTGGTAGTGGTGGGCGAACAGGGTGTACGCGTTATCCCCCCTGAACGCCCTCGCGAACAGAGCAGTTTCGAGTTCATGCACGGGACGGTCTCCCCGGAACGGCCCAGCGAGACGCTGATCGCCCAGATTGCCACCGAGATCGTGCGGCTGAAGAGAGAAGGGGGGAAGATCGCCGTCGTCGGAGGTCCTGCGATCGTCCACACGGGAGCGGCGCCGGCCCTTGCTGGGATCATCCGCAACGGTTTCGTCGACGTGCTCTTCGCAGGGAACGCCCTCGCCGTTCACGACATCGAGCTGAATCTCTTCGGCACGTCGCTCGGGATGGACATCGCCACGGGGAAGCCGGTGAGCCGGGGGCACAAACACCACCTCTACGCGATCTCCGAGGTGATGCGGGCAGGCTCCATCCGGAACGCGGTGGAAAACGGCATCGTCAGCGGCGGGATCATGTACGAGTGCGTGCGGAACAACGTCCCCTTCATCCTGGCCGGTTCGATCCGGGACGATGGTCCGCTGCCCGATGTGATCACCGATGTGATGGAGGCGCAGGAGGCGATGCGCACCCACCTCGCGGGGTGCGGGATGGTGCTGATGATCTCGACGCTCCTGCACTCCATCGCGGTGGGCAACTTCCTCCCCTCCTATGTGAAGACCATCTGCGTGGACATCAACCCTGCCGCGGTGACGAAACTGATGGACCGCGGCACCATGCAGGCGATCGGCGTCGTGAGCGACGCCGGCACCTTCCTCCCCCTGCTCGCCAAGCAGCTGGAGGCGCAGAAGGCCCTCAGCGGGTGA
- a CDS encoding NTP transferase domain-containing protein yields the protein MLALIMAGGKGTRLSLGEKPLVTICGRPMLAYVVEAFEGFGCEVAVVTSPHTPYTANWCRAQGILTVKSRGRGYVEDLVEVAGILDGSGPFFTSVADLPCLASEILDDIFAGYVQSGRPACSAWIPREICRELDCRTRYVEVVDGIPACPVGINILRFEGIEEPQEEERLLVADQRLAYNVNTRDERERVERFLCRKRSA from the coding sequence ATGCTTGCCCTGATCATGGCCGGCGGGAAGGGGACACGCCTCTCCCTGGGGGAGAAGCCGCTCGTGACCATCTGCGGACGCCCGATGCTCGCCTACGTCGTCGAGGCATTCGAAGGGTTCGGCTGCGAGGTGGCGGTGGTGACCTCACCCCACACACCCTACACTGCCAACTGGTGCCGGGCGCAGGGTATCCTGACGGTGAAGAGCCGGGGGCGGGGATACGTGGAGGATCTCGTGGAGGTGGCCGGCATCCTGGACGGAAGCGGACCGTTCTTCACGAGCGTCGCCGATCTCCCCTGCCTCGCTTCGGAGATCCTGGACGATATCTTTGCCGGTTACGTGCAATCGGGGAGACCGGCCTGCTCCGCCTGGATCCCGAGAGAGATCTGCCGGGAGCTCGACTGCCGTACCCGATACGTGGAAGTGGTGGATGGCATACCCGCCTGTCCGGTCGGGATCAATATTCTCCGCTTCGAGGGGATCGAGGAGCCGCAGGAAGAGGAGCGTCTCCTAGTGGCGGATCAGCGCCTGGCGTACAACGTCAATACCCGTGATGAGCGGGAGAGGGTGGAGCGATTCCTCTGCCGTAAGCGGAGCGCATAG